ACACTTCTTTGCCACCTTTATTGGCCGTTTGTAAATTTTCGATTGTAGTGCCACATTTTTTGGCAAATCCAACAGCCGCAGGGGTTGGGACACCATCTTTATACGCAATACTTATCGGTGCACCAAAAAACTCTTCTTCTTTGTCTTCTTGGGAAAGTGGAAATTCTGGATGCCATAACACTAATCTTCTTGGCGTATAGTAAAATTCAAACTCACACAACAGCGCATTGGATTCCAATACTTTTGTATATTTTTTTTCGATATTTGGCAACTCTTTCAAAAACGGAATCGCCGGCAATTCTTCAACACCAACTTCTATCAGTAGCGGTTTAGTCATATAAAAAACCTTTTAATTATATATATTTTTGGGATTATAGTCTCTTTTTTATTCTCAATGCCATAGCGTCATACGAGATAAAATGTATTAAAATTTTAACAAAAATCTTCTTTTATTTATCTTTCCTTTGCGTTTGTCTAAAAAATCCTATCATGACCCAAATCAAGAACAAGACAAATGCCACCATCATAAATGTATCAAACATGTTATTTTTCACCTTTTTTATAAGTTTTTAGGATTTTACAAAGACTGATTTCAGTACTTCTTTTATAATTTTGAATCCTTTGGACTAGTATATCATATCTCTCACCCTTTTTAAAGGTTTCATCGGGTAGATAAATTTTAATTCTTTCACCACCATCGCCAATCAAAACACTATAAGCATCGACGCGTATCACCGTGACATTTTTCAAAATAGCAGGCAAAAGATCATTATACATTTTTTTCAAATAAGAGATACTCACCGTACGTATCTTCGGTTGATGATACGGAGGTGTTTGAAATGTAGCATAGATTGGCAAATGATCCGAATACCCTACTCCTTTGTTTTTGAAATCTTTCGTCACGACCCATCTTTTAGGATATCTGTATTTGTCTAACAAATAATTGCTACGCAAAACACCAAAAGATTTGGGTTTGTATTCAATCTTAGAATGATCCAGTAAGTTTTTGGAAATAATGATATGATCTAGCGTATTTTTAGTCCGTTTATACACATATGTGTAGCGCATATTTGGCGGTAATTCATACCACAGATCATACAGCGATTTATCACGATTTCCTATCCCTAGCGTATTGACTAAACTCGCACCCCATTGATCTTGTCTGATTTTATAAGGGGCATTAAAATCACCCATAATAATCGACTCATCATTAGGGTTTAGAATACTTTTGAGTTTTTTAGCATAAGCATTTCGTGCCTTTAATCCGTGCTTAAAAGCCGGCCAATGATTGATATAAATCATCAATTTTTCATGATCAAAATAGAGTTTTAATACATCAATCCCTCGGTTAAAACCCTCCACATCCACAGAATATTTATGGGCTACTTTATACCGTGAAAACACGACATTGCCGACAACGTGTTTGTTTTTTTTGAAAAAAGTATAAATATAAGGATATTTTTTATCTTTTAATACCCGATTTAAAAGCACTGCCACATTGAGATTTTCGACCTCTTCCAATGCAATGACATCTGCATCCAAATCTCTAATAACTCGTGCAATATGTGCCAATTTGAGAGCCAATGTCTTTTGATTCCAATTTGTCTTCTCTGAAGCAATATACTCAGGGTATTCGTGTCCGTCTTGCTTTAAATCAAATAAATTTTGAACATTATATGTTGCAATTTTTATCTCTTTTGAAAACAACGAAGAGAAGATTAAAAAAATTAAAATCAAATGTCTCACATATTATCCTTTATCTTTTTGTTAAATACTCTGCTAAAACTTTCGCAGATGAAAAAGCCCACTGGAAATTATATCCACCAAGCTCACCGGTAACATTGAGGACTTCTCCTATGAAAT
This genomic window from Sulfurospirillum sp. 1612 contains:
- a CDS encoding endonuclease/exonuclease/phosphatase family protein, which encodes MRHLILIFLIFSSLFSKEIKIATYNVQNLFDLKQDGHEYPEYIASEKTNWNQKTLALKLAHIARVIRDLDADVIALEEVENLNVAVLLNRVLKDKKYPYIYTFFKKNKHVVGNVVFSRYKVAHKYSVDVEGFNRGIDVLKLYFDHEKLMIYINHWPAFKHGLKARNAYAKKLKSILNPNDESIIMGDFNAPYKIRQDQWGASLVNTLGIGNRDKSLYDLWYELPPNMRYTYVYKRTKNTLDHIIISKNLLDHSKIEYKPKSFGVLRSNYLLDKYRYPKRWVVTKDFKNKGVGYSDHLPIYATFQTPPYHQPKIRTVSISYLKKMYNDLLPAILKNVTVIRVDAYSVLIGDGGERIKIYLPDETFKKGERYDILVQRIQNYKRSTEISLCKILKTYKKGEK